In the genome of Ananas comosus cultivar F153 linkage group 11, ASM154086v1, whole genome shotgun sequence, one region contains:
- the LOC109717287 gene encoding uncharacterized protein LOC109717287, with product MVRSNGGLAMRRRFPVSADDSGGDPVECDGRSCRSCTAVAIANCIALSCCPCAVVNLLALTLVKAPYVVGRRCLGMLRRRRGFLRKRRVRDVAQNCEEEEEEKEEKVVVRLDAKPIERRGKEWGEMGILGIALGENKQDRGILGTGLGESRRDRGILGIGTEENGHDRLSSRLDHEKVWVEFYQIGHWGFGRVSFSTNPGRGSVGRERAE from the coding sequence ATGGTGCGATCGAACGGCGGCCTCGCGATGAGACGCCGCTTCCCGGTGTCCGCCGATGACTCGGGCGGGGACCCCGTCGAGTGCGACGGCCGGTCGTGCCGGTCGTGCACCGCTGTCGCCATCGCCAACTGCATCGCCCTCAGCTGCTGCCCCTGCGCGGTGGTCAACCTCCTCGCGTTGACCTTGGTCAAAGCACCGTACGTCGTCGGGAGGAGGTGTTTGGGAATGTTGAGAAGGCGGAGGGGCTTTTTGCGAAAAAGACGGGTCAGAGACGTCGCGCAAAactgcgaggaggaggaggaggaaaaagaagagaaggtgGTTGTGAGGCTTGACGCTAAGCCAATTGAGAGGAGGGGTAAGGAGTGGGGCGAGATGGGTATTTTGGGAATTGCGCTTGGGGAGAATAAACAAGATAGGGGTATTTTGGGAACTGGGTTAGGAGAGAGTAGGCGCGATAGGGGTATTTTGGGAATCGGAACGGAGGAGAATGGGCATGATAGATTGAGCTCTAGGCTCGACCATGAAAAGGTGTGGGTGGAGTTTTACCAAATTGGGCATTGGGGATTTGGTAGGGTATCCTTCTCAACGAATCCGGGGAGGGGTAGTGTGGGAAGAGAAAGGGCAGAGTGA